Proteins from a single region of Candidatus Krumholzibacteriota bacterium:
- a CDS encoding DUF4230 domain-containing protein encodes MEVFLIGGLVGFVVALVLAIAWRRRGGKKSRERDVHIHASIEEIRSVGELVVFKMITKEIVTAADHWFGEFGKRYLTWLLSNKKMAMIFEFEIDFRYDLRSPEFVIGDEGLGSFRLKMPDCFYRTHIRDVYFYDEQSSKLLPWLIPDLLNRAFGPGFNESDKNRLKEEAKQQAGLMAKDFVEKMRSEVQGSARKTLEALGKAFGARGITVDFGDSALVQTTVESVA; translated from the coding sequence ATGGAAGTGTTCCTGATCGGCGGACTCGTCGGGTTCGTCGTCGCCCTCGTGCTGGCGATCGCATGGAGACGGCGTGGCGGGAAGAAATCGCGCGAGCGGGACGTGCACATACATGCCTCGATCGAGGAGATCCGCAGCGTCGGCGAGCTCGTGGTGTTCAAGATGATCACCAAGGAGATCGTCACGGCGGCGGACCACTGGTTCGGCGAATTCGGCAAGCGGTACCTCACGTGGCTCCTCAGCAACAAGAAGATGGCGATGATCTTCGAGTTCGAGATCGATTTCAGGTACGACCTGCGGAGCCCCGAATTCGTCATCGGGGACGAGGGACTCGGCTCCTTCCGCCTGAAGATGCCGGACTGCTTCTACCGGACGCACATACGGGACGTGTACTTCTACGACGAGCAGAGCTCGAAGCTGCTGCCGTGGCTGATTCCCGACCTGCTGAACCGGGCGTTCGGGCCGGGCTTCAACGAGTCCGACAAGAACCGTCTCAAGGAGGAGGCCAAGCAGCAGGCGGGACTCATGGCGAAGGATTTCGTCGAGAAGATGCGCTCCGAGGTGCAGGGATCCGCGAGGAAGACGCTCGAGGCGCTGGGAAAGGCGTTCGGCGCGCGCGGCATCACCGTGGATTTCGGCGACTCGGCGCTGGTCCAGACGACGGTGGAGTCGGTCGCCTGA